The nucleotide sequence CGTTCGAGGGCCACGCGGCACCGCGACGCCACGAGGCGTCACGCGCTTCGCGCTGGCTGACCCGGATGCCGCGGGAACTTCCGTGGTCGCATCGTCGCTTTGTGGGTTTGCGTCGAGGGTGGTGCCCGGCGCTGCGGTCGAGGGCGCGACGCTCTCGGCGGGCTCCTGGAGCTTCATGTAGGCCAAGGCGCCGATGGCGACGGCGCCCATCAGTGCAAACAACACGAAAAGCGTCAGCCCCCAGCGGCGCCGCACCGGATACTCGAAGGCATCGTCTTCGAAGGTGTTCGGCGTGGGTCGCATGGCGATCTGAGTGTTGGGAAACGGCTGGTTGGGAAAGGGCTGGGCGGCTGTGGCAATCGGAACGGACCCGACCGGCGGCACGGGCGCGGGCGCGGGTTCCCCGTGAGCAGGGTCCCCGGGCTTGTTGACTAGCAGCAGCGGCGTGGTTGGCATGGCAGACCGCGGCCCGCTCAACGGAGCGCTCGCCGGCACCTCCACGCGCATGGGTTGCTCGCCATCATTGCGGGACAGCAACGAGTCGACAGCCTGACCCGAGTCTGGTGGGTCTTGCCTGTCGGAGGGCGGTACGAACGCTGCCAGCCCCATCAGGCGCGGTGCTTTGGGAATGTTGACTGACGGCACGTCAGTGCCAGCGATGGTGGGGCGCCACGACTCGATGGACACCTGTCGCTTGACGATGGAACTCCGCTGCTTGTCGAGCAAATCACTGGCCAAGCTGTTCAAGAAGTGCACGATTTCGCTGCTGCCGCGCTTGCGTCGCACCGCGGTCAGCGCATCCGAAAAGGCGCGAACGTTGGGGAAGCGTTTCGCCGGGTTCGAGCGCAGCGCCTGCATCACGACTTCAGTCACGAGAGCTGGGACGTCGTGCACCAGCGCATCGACGCGAGGTGCTGCTTCGGCGATCGCCTTGTTTCGAATCCCGGCCACCGTGGCGCCTGCCTCGTTCTGCCCAAAGGCATCGCGGCCAGTCAGTAGCTCCCACAGCATCACGCCGATGGAGAACACCGCGGCCGATTCGAGTTGTGGTGCTCTCCCCACCTCGGGTGCGCGATACGCGGCGACGGAAGCGCTCTCGAGCGGAGGCTGGAAGCCGACCAAGCCCAGATCCGCGATCAACGCGTCATCGCCACTGGAGATCCACACCGTTTCCGGGTGGATTCCTGCAAACACCCAGCGGGGCTGATCCTGCTGGCAGAGCTCCTGCACGGCGAGGACGGCCTGAGTCAGCTCTTCGGCGATGCGTAGCGCGGCCGCAGGAGGTACCCGAATGCGGCGCTCGCGCGCTCGCTGCATGAGGGCGGCCAAGGGGACCCCCTCGACATACTCCGTGGCCACGGTCAGCTCGTCGCCTTGGCGCGCCACGTCGAGCACCGCAAGCATGCGAGGATGGTGATGGGGCGCGGCGCGACGTGCGGAGTCCGCCAAACCGTCCAGAAGCGCAGCCGACCACGGAGGGCTGGCCACCAGTCGGCGTAACAGGACGGCGCGGCCGGTGCCCTGACCGACACTCATGCTGCCGAGCTGCCCGGAGCTGAGCTCCGCAACCGACTTGTACTTCAGCCCTGCCGTCACTTTGGCGGCAATGTACACCCAATGGGGTCAGCTGGCATGCCTCGGATCTCACCCGCGGGTGCGGCCGTCATTTCCAGCCGCGCGAAGCGCGCCGCGTCAGGGCTTCAGCCCGGAGCCGTGGGCGCAACGCCAGAGCGCGATGCGCAAGTGCCCGTCCACGACTTGCTCGGCGTGTTGGATGAGCTCGTCCAGGGGAACGAAAGTCAGCGGCTTGTCCGAAGCGTCCTCACCTAGGACCTCGACGGCGAAGGGGTAGACCGCTTCTGCGGTAAGCCCTGCCGACGGATGATAGCGTCCGCCCAAACTCCAAACCTGGCCGCAGCTGATGCCGTGCTCCTGCAACAGTCGTTCTCGAAGGAAGGACTCCGCTCGCAGCAAGTCATTCACGTCTTCGGGAAGTCGCCACGCCGGAGTCGTCCACACGTCACTTCGCCCCTCGAAGGCTTGAACCGCCGGCAGGTCGTCGTCGTCCAATCCCAGATAGAGGCCTTCACCGTAGCGACGAAGCACCGCGGCCATGACCGTGCCTTCACTGCGCGTGCGTGGCACCACCAACTCGCGTTGCGGCTTGCTCAAAACTCGCCCCTCGTGACCGAGTTCCTCGAAATCCACCGTGAACACCTGCAAGAAGGGGTCGGCGCTGGCTTGGCTCGGAACGAAGGCGCGTCGTGGCGGTCTGCGAAAGAGTTCTTGCGCTGGGGCTGCTCGTCGCGGGGCGGCGCCTTCCGTCGGTTGCAGCGCTTCGCCGAGCCAAGGCCCCAGACTGCGTCCCAAGCGAGCGAAGAGCTCGTACACGCCCAGCTCCAGGCGCGCGTCGGGAAGTCCGCCAACCTGCGCCGCGCGTAGTACCTGCTCTGCGCTCAACGCGCGAATGTGTCCACTGGTGCTGCAGCCCGAAGTGGGATCCATGGCGCGCTCGACGAAGAGCGGATCGACCTCCACGAACGCGGTGCGAACTTCTTCCTGGATGCCGCCGGGCGAAGGAAAGTAGACGGACCCCGGGAACAACTGCCGAATACGATCCGGACCGACGCCCGCGGCGGAAGCGAGCAACTGTTCGACGCTCTGACCCAGTGGGCGTTCCTCCTGCACCACGGAAAGAGGCTCCGTCACGTACCCGACGGGGCTGCTGCCATCGAGGCTCGGATCGCCGCGCCGCTGCAGAATGGGACGAGGGTAGCTGCGACGGGCCAAGACCATGATGTCGCGGTCCACCTCGAAGTAGGGAACGACGTCCAGCGTGCGGTTCGGACGAAACACCAGATCGTACACCTTGCCTCGGCGCTGGTGCA is from Polyangiaceae bacterium and encodes:
- a CDS encoding class I SAM-dependent methyltransferase, which codes for MPGDYSVQHRGDRGAYERYLAGMDASMRQKVALTAAHFLCVGKIADLGMGSGSGSHAFAQLYPGLDVVGVDVNPEMVSLASERYRLPNLSFVAGDVAARVFEPSSMDGLLDSSVLHHVTSFNGYDRDAAARALAVQAGQLRSYGVLVVRDFVDPGPGQVRLELPATDGDDSEDPTRCSTAALFRRFAKEFRKLSEQPGFAFTDLGATTDGFHSFDVSHTLAAEFLLRKDYRADWDTEVLEEYTFMTAAEFQRCFEGLGLRVLACVPVRNPWIVKNRFEGKARLSRNGRAVDFPATNLLIAGERVPSGEGVGFRETARREGGSFLRLEHFLHQRRGKVYDLVFRPNRTLDVVPYFEVDRDIMVLARRSYPRPILQRRGDPSLDGSSPVGYVTEPLSVVQEERPLGQSVEQLLASAAGVGPDRIRQLFPGSVYFPSPGGIQEEVRTAFVEVDPLFVERAMDPTSGCSTSGHIRALSAEQVLRAAQVGGLPDARLELGVYELFARLGRSLGPWLGEALQPTEGAAPRRAAPAQELFRRPPRRAFVPSQASADPFLQVFTVDFEELGHEGRVLSKPQRELVVPRTRSEGTVMAAVLRRYGEGLYLGLDDDDLPAVQAFEGRSDVWTTPAWRLPEDVNDLLRAESFLRERLLQEHGISCGQVWSLGGRYHPSAGLTAEAVYPFAVEVLGEDASDKPLTFVPLDELIQHAEQVVDGHLRIALWRCAHGSGLKP